The Engystomops pustulosus chromosome 1, aEngPut4.maternal, whole genome shotgun sequence genome has a window encoding:
- the PIAS2 gene encoding E3 SUMO-protein ligase PIAS2 isoform X4: MADPEELRNMVSSFRVSELQVLLGFAGRNKSGRKHDLLMRALHLLKNGCSPAVQIKIKELYRRRFPRTLEAVPGLSSIRSNVFNLDSNSSVDSDLAVAGIHSLPSTSVAPHSPASPLGTVLLQDTKPHFDLQQLSPPIPPVHPDVHLRSLPFYDVLDVLIKPTSLVQNTMQRFQEKFFIFALTPQQVREICISRDYMPGGRRDYSVQVQLRLCLAETSCPQEDNYPSSLCIKVNGKLFPLPGCAPPPKNGVEQKRPGRPLNITSLVRLSSAVPNQVSISWASEIGKNYSMSVYLVRQLTSAVLLQKLKIKGIRNPDHSRALIKEKLTADPDSEIATTSLRVSLMCPLGKMRLTFPCRAVTCTHLQCFDAALYLQMNEKKPTWICPVCDKKASYESLILDGLFMEILNQCSDVDEIQFQEDGSWCPMRPKKEPLTAPSSQFPHNEGSGVISKIYSTKEPPEISTKKKADVIDLTADSSSEDEDEPARKRKCLYMADTQGSPMKGVLSYQPSTIRLGKMGSMEPDSIHQSMLEYQDHFHHSAITGLPADLPGLDFLSLVPVDSQSQLGSPSHAHSWQAQNLEQPP, encoded by the exons ATGGCGGATCCCGAGGAGCTCCGG AACATGGTATCCAGTTTTCGAGTATCGGAACTCCAAGTTTTATTAGGCTTCGCTGGGCGCAACAAAAGTGGTCGCAAACACGACCTCCTGATGAGAGCCCTCCACTTACTGAAGAACGGATGCAGTCCTGCAGTTCAGATTAAGATTaaagagctgtacaggagaaggTTTCCCCGAACATTAGAAGCCGTTCCGGGCCTCTCATCCATCAGATCTAATGTCTTCAACTTGGATAGTAACTCATCGGTAGATTCAGACCTCGCTGTGGCTGGAATTCACTCTTTACCTTCCACTTCTGTAGCTCCGCACTCCCCTGCATCCCCTCTTGGGACAGTACTTCTACAAGACACTAAGCCTCACTTTGACCTACAGCAGCTTTCTCCACCAATCCCCCCTGTTCATCCAGACGTCCATCTCCGAAGTCTTCCTTTCTATGACGTGCTTGATGTTCTCATCAAGCCAACAAGTCTGG TTCAGAACACTATGCAACGGTTTCAAGAGAAATTCTTTATCTTTGCGTTGACTCCTCAGCAAGTGCGTGAGATTTGCATCTCCAG GGATTATATGCCAGGAGGCCGGAGAGATTATTCAGTGCAAGTTCAGCTAAG GTTGTGCTTAGCAGAGACCAGCTGCCCTCAGGAGGATAACTATCCCAGCAGCCTctgcattaaagtcaatgggaagcTTTTTCCATTGCCG GGTTGTGCCCCACCACCAAAAAACGGTGTTGAACAGAAGCGTCCAGGGCGCCCACTGAACATCACATCTCTAGTTCGCCTTTCGTCTGCTGTTCCTAACCAAGTCTCCATCTCCTGGGCTTCAGAGATTGGAAAG AATTACTCCATGTCTGTGTACCTGGTGCGGCAGCTGACGTCTGCGGTGTTACTACAAAAGCTGAAGATTAAAGGCATCAGGAATCCAGACCATTCCAGGGCACTGA TTAAGGAGAAGTTGACAGCAGATCCCGACAGTGAGATTGCCACCACTAGCCTGCGTGTTTCATTGATGTGCCCT CTTGGAAAAATGAGACTTACGTTCCCGTGTCGGGCCGTCACCTGCACTCATTTACAATGTTTTGACGCTGCACTTTACCTGCAAATGAATGAAAAGAAACCCACCTGGATCTGTCCTGTGTGTGACAAGAAGGCCAGCTACGAGAGCCTCATATTGGATGG ACTCTTCATGGAGATCCTCAATCAGTGCTCAGATGTAGATGAGATTCAGTTCCAGGAAGACGGGTCCTGGTGTCCAATGAGACCAAAGAAAGAGCCATTGACTGCGCCGAGCTCTCAGTTTCCACACAATGAGG GGTCTGGTGTGATCAGTAAGATCTACTCCACTAAAGAGCCCCCAGAGATCAGCACTAAGAAGAAGGCAGACGTCATTGACCTGACTGCTGACAGCTCCTCTGAAGACGAAGATGAGCCGGCACGTAAAAGGAAATGTCTGTATATGGCGGACACACAGGGGTCGCCGATGAAAGG TGTGTTATCTTATCAACCATCAACAATACGACTGGGGAAGATGGGGAGCATGGAGCCCGACTCCATACACCAGTCCATGCTGGAATACCAAG